Proteins from a genomic interval of Yarrowia lipolytica chromosome 1E, complete sequence:
- a CDS encoding uncharacterized protein (Compare to YALI0E14146g, similar to Saccharomyces cerevisiae YHR140W; ancestral locus Anc_2.97, some similarities with uniprot|Q96WV4 Schizosaccharomyces pombe SPBPJ4664.05 Unspecified membrane protein): MTQQEREATRAIRTTKAPYKPWISSPNVGLSFAYHLIGFISFASSFHFLEQYPNPLNASYGGKYQYLTILGLCGSYLAFLLALLADAASLYSKDFSNLLYQLKNSVSVAVTPLECVITVLYWSLKLYDPKLLKHPAVKEQIPLWLDMSIHLVPAVALFLDVVLMGQPWNLTTVQAVVANFGLSAAYWFWVHKTASVNNFFPYPFLGLVSTEVRVGVFIGAGVIGYISYIIIRGLQSTFARSPLDQLKGKKSI; this comes from the coding sequence ATGACGCAACAGGAACGAGAAGCCACCCGAGCCATCCGCACCACCAAGGCGCCCTACAAGCCGTGGATTAGCTCGCCCAACGTGGGTCTGTCTTTTGCCTACCACCTGATTGGCTTCATCTCATTCGCCTCGTCGTTCCACTTTCTGGAACAGTACCCCAACCCGCTCAATGCCTCGTACGGAGGAAAGTACCAGTACCTGACCATTCTGGGTCTGTGCGGCAGCTACCTAGCGTTCTTGCTTGCTCTGCTGGCCGACGCAGCCTCGCTCTACTCCAAGGACTTCAGCAATCTGCTTTACCAGCTCAAAAACTCCGTGTCGGTGGCTGTGACGCCCCTCGAGTGCGTCATCACCGTGCTCTACTGGTCCCTCAAGCTCTACGAccccaagctgctcaaacaCCCCGCCGTCAAGGAACAGATTCCGTTGTGGCTCGACATGTCCATCCACCTGGTCCCTGCCGTCGCCCTTTTCCTGGACGTGGTACTCATGGGCCAGCCCTGGAACCTGACCACCGTCCAGGCCGTAGTTGCCAACTTTGGTCTGTCGGCAGCATACTGGTTCTGGGTCCACAAGACCGCCTCCGTCAACAACTTCTTCCCCTACCCCTTCCTCGGCCTCGTGAGCACCGAGGTCCGAGTTGGCGTCTTCATTGGAGCCGGGGTTATTGGCTACATTAGCTATATCATCATCCGGGGTCTGCAGTCGACTTTTGCCCGATCTCCCctcgaccagctcaagggcAAAAAGAGCATCTAA
- a CDS encoding mitochondrial 37S ribosomal protein uS11m (Compare to YALI0E14124g, similar to Saccharomyces cerevisiae MRPS18 (YNL306W); ancestral locus Anc_3.42, similar to uniprot|P42847 Saccharomyces cerevisiae YNL306w MRPS18 ribosomal protein of the small subunit mitochondrial), producing the protein MQGFQMLRTRVATGAIGGVRHNSGLASFMNLQKEISKIPKTDAEELNKARETQRQIDQSAKGKEVVRHYVHVTATKNNLHICATDEFVDKSFIPESIDEKLLQKVRAPQEVRFHISCGHLGIKKKERGEYDGAFQTSVRAFELLEKKGMLTRPVEVVVRGFGRGREGFFAALTAPEGEKVASKVDRLSDRTKLNQGGTRPPGRRRV; encoded by the exons ATGCAAGGGTTTCAGATGCTGCGGACCCGAGTCGCCACGGGCGCCATCGGAGGTGTTCGACACAATTCTGGCCTCGCCAGTTTCATGAACC TGCAAAAGGAAATCAGCAAGATCCCTAAGACGGACGCCGAGGAGCTGAACAAGGCCCGAGAGACCCAGAGACAGATCGACCAGAGCGCCAAGGGTAAGGAGGTGGTGCGACACTACGTCCATGTGACCGCTACCAAGAACAACTTGCACATCTGCGCTACCGACGAGTTTGTTGACAAGTCCTTCATTCCCGAGAGCATTgacgagaagctgctgcagaaggTGCGAGCCCCCCAGGAGGTGCGATTCCACATTTCTTGCGGACATCTCGGCATtaagaagaaggagcgagGAGAGTACGACGGAGCCTTCCAGACCAGTGTCCGAGCCtttgagctgctcgagaagaagggcatgCTGACCCGACCCGTCGAGGTTGTTGTCCGAGGCTTTGGACGAGGCCGAGAGGGTTTCTTTGCCGCTCTCACTGCCCCTGAGGGAGAGAAGGTGGCCTCCAAGGTCGACCGTCTGTCTGACCGAACCAAGCTCAACCAGGGAGGTACCCGACCTcctggacgacgacgagtctAA
- a CDS encoding uncharacterized protein (Truncated form of YALI0E14190g, similar to uniprot|P17505 Saccharomyces cerevisiae YKL085w MDH1 malate dehydrogenase precursor mitochondrial) has protein sequence MTRDDLFKINAGIVRDLVTGVAQYAPDAFVLIISNPVNSTVPIAAEVLKKHNVFNPKKLFGVTTLDVVRAQTFTAAVVGESDPTKLNIPVVGGHSGDTIVPLLSLTKPKVEIPADKLDDLVKRIQFGGDEVVQAKDGLGSATLSMAQAGFRFAEAVLKGAAGEKGIIEPAYIYLDGIDGTSDIKREVGVAFFSVPVEFGPEGAAKAYNILPEANDYEKKLLKVSIDGLYGNIAKGEEFIVNPPPAK, from the coding sequence ATGACCCGAGACGATCTGTTCAAGATCAACGCTGGTATCGTCCGAGATCTCGTCACCGGTGTCGCCCAGTACGCCCCTGATGCCTTTGtgctcatcatctccaaccccgTCAACTCTACCGTCCCTATTGCTGCCGAGGTCCTCAAGAAGCACAACGTCTTCAACCCTAAGAAGCTCTTCGGTGTCACCACCCTTGACGTTGTCCGAGCCCAGACCTTCACCGCCGCTGTTGTTGGCGAGTCTGACCccaccaagctcaacaTCCCCGTCGTTGGTGGCCACTCCGGAGACACCATTGTCCCTCTCCTGTCTCTGACCAAGCCTAAGGTCGAGATCCCCGCCGACAAGCTCGACGACCTCGTCAAGCGAATCCAGTTTGGTGGTGACGAGGTTGTCCAGGCTAAGGACGGTCTTGGATCCGCTACCCTCTCCATGGCCCAGGCTGGTTTCCGATTTGCCGAGGCTGTCCTCAAGGGTGCCGCTGGTGAGAAGGGCATCATCGAGCCCGCCTACATCTACCTTGACGGTATTGATGGCACCTCCGACATCAAGCGAGAGGTCGGTGtcgccttcttctctgtcCCTGTCGAGTTCGGCCCTGAGGGTGCCGCTAAGGCTTACAACATCCTTCCCGAGGCCAACGACTACGAGAAGAAGCTTCTCAAGGTCTCCATCGACGGTCTTTACGgcaacattgccaagggCGAGGAGTTCATTGTTaaccctcctcctgccAAGTAA
- a CDS encoding uncharacterized protein (Compare to YALI0E14102g, similar to Saccharomyces cerevisiae PGS1 (YCL004W); ancestral locus Anc_1.415, similar to uniprot|P25578 Saccharomyces cerevisiae YCL004w PEL1 phosphatidylglycerophosphate synthase): MFRNARLAGLVCSARRAGVVSARTSRAMRLTGGSRGLSGLHSNVNITLKQIEATVPKFAVDKGQIQVLYDPEEFYDQLKQKILAAKERVFLSTLYVGKEETELVSCLDEALTKNPGLKVSVLIDGLRGTREEPETCSASLLASLLHKHGDRVDIRCYITPHLFGLKKQLIPKRFNEGWGLQHMKLYGCDDDIILSGANLSRDYFTNRQDRYFVFKSRPIVDYYHAIHNAVCRLSWRVALPKPAEKAPEPGKMAVFFKKQAASIAKKILPEPEPVKDPGFVLEWPNNNTLQSPNVSLAEFQRQATASIAPLITSKPVESGRRKVKSLAQRETELEEAKNESESTEPQTLVFPISQFTPLLKPDSSTEFPTLGRLLSMLSMQRSSWTFTAGYFNMHPEFKAKLLGSVPDKGTVITASPQANGFYKSHGISQYLPDCYTLLARQFILDVNKAHRQKEIELLEWQRGVVNTPGGWSYHAKGIWINGPGDKLPSITVVGSSNYTRRGYSKDLETNALIVTTDEELKRQLQQEIDHIERYTTKKSITDYDQEDRQVKTWVKVVAYFIGDKL, from the coding sequence ATGTTTCGAAACGCCCGATTGGCTGGATTGGTATGCTCAGCTCGACGAGCAGGCGTGGTGAGTGCCCGAACTTCGCGAGCCATGCGACTCACCGGCGGATCCCGAGGACTCTCTGGTCTCCACAGTAACGTCAACATCACTCTCAAGCAGATTGAAGCCACAGTGCCCAAGTTTGCCGTGGACAAGGGCCAGATCCAGGTTCTGTACGATCCCGAAGAGTTCTAcgaccagctcaagcagAAAATCCTGGCGGCGAAGGAGCGTGTGTTCCTCTCCACTCTTTACGTTggcaaggaggagacggaACTAGTTAGCTGCTTGGACGAGGCTCTGACGAAAAACCCCGGTCTCAAGGTCTCCGTGCTCATTGACGGCCTGAGAGGAACCCGCGAGGAGCCCGAAACGTGCTCGGCCTCTCTTCTGGCCTCCCTGCTCCACAAACACGGAGATCGGGTCGATATCAGATGCTACATCACCCCACACCTGTTTGGACTCAAGAAACAGCTGATCCCCAAGCGATTCAACGAAGGCTGGGGCCTACAACACATGAAATTGTATGGTTGCGACGACGATATCATTCTGTCGGGAGCCAACCTGTCCAGAGACTACTTTACCAACCGACAGGATCGATACTTTGTGTTCAAGTCTCGGCCTATTGTCGACTACTACCACGCCATCCACAACGCTGTGTGCAGACTCAGCTGGAGAGTGGCCCTCCCCAAACCCGCCGAGAAGGCCCCCGAGCCCGGAAAAATGGCTGTCTTCTTCAAAAAGCAGGCTGCTTCTattgccaagaagattctTCCCGAACCCGAACCGGTCAAGGACCCCGGCTTTGTGCTGGAATGgcccaacaacaacactcTGCAAAGCCCCAATGTGTCTCTTGCCGAGTTCCAGCGTCAGGCTACCGCCTCTATTGCTCCTCTCATCACCAGTAAACCTGTCGAGAGCGGCCGACGAAAGGTCAAGTCTCTAGCCCAAAGAGAAACTGAACTCGAGGAGGCTAAGAACGAGTCAGAGTCCACCGAGCCCCAGACTCTCGTATTCCCCATCTCGCAATTCACTCCCCTTCTTAAACCCGATTCCTCCACCGAGTTCCCTACTCTGGGACGTCTTCTCTCCATGCTGTCCATGCAGCGATCTTCATGGACCTTCACCGCTGGCTACTTCAACATGCACCCCGAAttcaaggccaagctgctCGGCAGTGTCCCCGATAAGGGAACCGTCATCACTGCCTCTCCTCAAGCCAACGGTTTTTACAAGAGTCACGGTATCTCGCAGTACTTGCCCGACTGCTACACCCTGCTGGCGCGCCAGTTCATTCTTGACGTCAACAAGGCCCATAgacagaaggagattgagctgctggagtgGCAGCGAGGTGTCGTCAACACCCCCGGTGGATGGTCTTACCACGCCAAGGGTATCTGGATCAATGGTCCTGGAGACAAGTTGCCATCAATCACTGTTGTGGGCTCTTCTAACTACACTAGACGAGGCTATTCCAAGGATCTCGAGACTAACGCTCTGATTGTCACCACAGACGAGGAGCTTAAGCGACAGCTTCAGCAGGAGATTGACCACATCGAACGATACACCACCAAAAAGAGCATTACTGACTATGACCAGGAGGACAGACAGGTCAAGACCTGGGTCAAGGTCGTGGCTTACTTCATTGGCGATAAGTTGTAA
- a CDS encoding uncharacterized protein (Compare to YALI0E14168g, no similarity) translates to MNIIPRQPRTPTRKSCSGTATPTPRRRVRDEVEEDEVVLSGENVKEITKRLKGHSQRRTHACITQIPRYISQGSVYSIRQVPLTFECEVGYFGPHSDVMDSDTTILKLRDISSELGFLFFLDDQMEPNIRQQLEKCWAVLQTQLGATVVAVTTDAHATQNDYSIPLICDHTVALARAFRALHPMGGGRMLLDAIAMIDRATNKIYFAPLSLGNSTAQVSLRCEDVMAFVEYIWSER, encoded by the coding sequence ATGAACATCATACCAAGACAGCCTCGCACACCTACTCGCAAGAGCTGTAGCGGGACCGCCACACCGACTCcacgacgacgagttcGAGACGAagttgaggaggatgaggttGTTCTCTCGGGAGAAAacgtcaaggagatcaCAAAGCGTCTGAAGGGCCACAGCCAGCGACGGACCCATGCTTGCATCACCCAGATCCCTCGGTATATCAGTCAAGGGTCGGTATACAGCATTCGACAGGTTCCTCTTACATTTGAATGCGAAGTAGGGTATTTTGGTCCACATAGCGATGTGATGGACAGCGATACGACAATACTCAAGCTACGGGACATTTCCAGTGAGCTCGGCTTTCTGTTCTTCCTGGACGACCAGATGGAGCCCAATATCCGACAGCAGCTGGAAAAGTGTTGGGCGGTTCTACAAACACAGCTAGGTGCTACTGTAGTTGCCGTGACTACCGACGCCCATGCTACACAGAACGACTATTCTATTCCCCTCATCTGTGACCATACAGTTGCCCTTGCGCGAGCTTTTCGGGCACTTCATCCCATGGGAGGAGGACGCATGTTGCTTGATGCCATTGCCATGATTGATCgggccaccaacaagatCTATTTTGCGCCTCTGAGTCTTGGAAACAGCACTGCTCAGGTGAGTCTTCGGTGTGAAGATGTCATGGCCTTTGTCGAGTACATTTGGTCGGAACGTTGA
- a CDS encoding uncharacterized protein (Compare to YALI0E14036g, similar to Saccharomyces cerevisiae SFB3 (YHR098C); ancestral locus Anc_5.400, similar to ca|CA4686|IPF9015 Candida albicans IPF9015), with product MASKKRSARAFHDLGADPNAPNGNPLMSPDLSQPMYGVPPAGQVAADSPYGGAQFGYEAHNPAIPHGQPAYGHAASPAVSHGAPLAHSFAQMSLNASEQEGFGHDAANPSLERGNQGIPSLAARRNDAREYTARKPVFKTFQNTLPPPATAEYLCEDQGVSAPPFCRLSMYNVPVSDQLRSLTKLPLGMVVKPFAERDVPVADFSQIEPFRCRRCMAFINPQFLFSNGGSRAVCNMCQFPNAVPGEYFQPTDHNGARVDVAERAELFAGTYDMVVPDSYYPEGDSREPVKHLFVIDVSDEAIKKELPSLAAEAIRKALDEDDTPKKIGIITFDHALQFYNLNADLEKPHMVVSNDLKDPFVPFEDGLFVDAQESRHVIEDLLPRLQSMFEGYKYAESAFGAAVSTAHKVLSAFGGGKAHLVLGSTPTWGPGSVFPNNLENRKTASKEPKNFDCKDPFYTELAGKYAKDGVGLDVFVMPSSVTDLVTLGYISAKSGGTTKHYPNFVPIRDGKRFMADLAHSVTSLRACGAKLKVRCSTGLQVAAYYGSFHSDDWHIEPDVGSVDSDSTYGILFSYDGKLDTKLDAHFQTSLLYKHLDGTRRLRVINVLAGVTEQFKPAINFVDADACFSIMARNLFSKVTSTTLKEARFGLNERLVEVFASYRKNTTEVLPATQLLLPTSLRPLLIQSLALLKSPLLRDTVTSLDRRIQYLREANNSDVDKFSYMLYPYLFALHNMREIDGSAIENGHFVLPDSLAPSLASLEEGGAYMLFNGEKLYLWLPSTVSPQLLNDLFGEDNNITRDLDPYMNSIPEVDSHINKQVRALVAHFEGLLGISHLNVQLCRPNLDGAEMEFQSLLVEDRNMGEYAYTDFVSHIHRHVKLMMENSSMKMTSKTLLNDAIGYREAGL from the coding sequence ATGGCTTCGAAAAAAAGATCGGCCAGAGCCTTCCACGACCTCGGTGCAGACCCCAATGCGCCCAATGGCAACCCCCTGATGTCGCCGGACCTCTCACAGCCCATGTACGGGGTTCCTCCTGCCGGCCAAGTTGCAGCTGATTCTCCCTACGGAGGAGCCCAGTTCGGTTACGAGGCCCACAATCCAGCCATTCCTCATGGACAACCTGCCTACGGTCATGCTGCCTCCCCTGCTGTGTCTCATGGAGCCCCTCTGGCCCATTCTTTTGCTCAGATGAGCCTGAACGCCTCGGAACAGGAGGGGTTCGGCCACGACGCAGCAAACCCTTCTCTGGAGCGTGGCAACCAAGGAATTCCTTCGCTGGCAGCTCGACGAAACGATGCGCGAGAATACACCGCTCGAAAACCCGTGTTCAAAACGTTTCAGAACACCCTACCCCCTCCTGCCACCGCCGAATATCTCTGTGAGGATCAGGGAGTGTCTGCTCCTCCCTTTTGTCGTCTCTCCATGTACAACGTGCCAGTTTCCGATCAGCTGCGGTCTCTGACTAAGCTGCCCCTCGGTATGGTGGTCAAGCCCTTTGCTGAACGAGACGTTCCCGTGGCCGACTTCTCGCAGATCGAGCCCTTCCGATGTCGACGATGCATGGCCTTCATTAACCCGCAGTTCCTGTTCTCTAACGGCGGATCTCGAGCCGTCTGTAACATGTGCCAGTTCCCCAATGCAGTTCCCGGAGAGTACTTCCAGCCCACCGACCACAACGGAGCTCGAGTCGATGTCGCCGAACGAGCTGAGCTGTTTGCTGGCACCTACGACATGGTCGTTCCCGACTCTTACTACCCCGAGGGAGACTCTCGAGAGCCCGTCAAGCACCTGTTTGTCATTGATGTGTCGGACGAGGctatcaagaaggagctgccCTCTCTGGCTGCCGAGGCTATCAGAAAAGCCCTTGATGAGGACGATacccccaagaagattggTATCATCACCTTCGACCACGCTCTGCAGTTCTACAATCTGAATGCGGATCTGGAGAAACCCCATATGGTCGTTTCTAATGATCTAAAGGACCCCTTTGTGCCCTTTGAGGAcggtctgtttgtggacGCCCAGGAGTCGCGGCATGTGATTGAAGATCTGCTCCCCCGGCTGCAGTCCATGTTTGagggctacaagtacgccgAGTCTGCCTTTGGAGCAGCTGTTTCCACTGCCCACAAGGTGCTGTCTgcgtttggaggaggaaaggCCCATCTGGTTCTCGGATCAACCCCTACCTGGGGTCCTGGAAGTGTTTTCCCTAACAACCTCGAAAATCGAAAAACTGCGTCcaaggagcccaagaaCTTTGACTGCAAGGACCCTTTCTACACCGAGCTGGCGGGCAAGTACGCCAAGGACGGCGTGGGTCTGGATGTGTTTGTCATGCCCAGCAGTGTCACTGATCTGGTCACTCTAGGCTATATTTCTGCCAAGTCTGGCGGAACCACCAAGCATTACCCAAACTTTGTGCCCATTCGAGACGGCAAGCGGTTCATGGCTGACTTGGCCCACTCCGTGACTTCTCTTCGAGCTTGTGGagccaagctcaaggtcCGATGCTCCACGGGTCTGCAGGTTGCCGCCTATTACGGCAGCTTCCACTCCGACGACTGGCATATTGAGCCCGATGTGGGATCTGTCGACTCCGACAGCACTTACGGCATTCTGTTTTCGTACGACGGAAAGCTCGACACCAAGCTGGATGCCCACTTTCAGACTTCGCTGCTGTATAAGCATCTGGACGGTACTCGACGTCTGCGAGTTATTAACGTGCTTGCTGGAGTCACCGAGCAGTTCAAGCCTGCAATTAACTTTGTCGATGCCGATGCTTGCTTCTCCATCATGGCCCGAAACCTGTTTTCCAAGgtcacctccaccactctcaaggaggctcgGTTTGGTCTCAATGAGCGACTGGTGGAAGTGTTTGCCTCTTACCGAAAGAACACCACCGAGGTTCTCCCTGCTACACAACTGCTCCTACCCACTTCTCTGCGACCTCTGCTGATCCAGTCTCTTGCGCTGCTCAAGTCTCCTCTTCTGCGAGACACTGTGACTTCTCTGGACAGACGAATCCAGTACCTGCGAGAAGCCAACAACAGCGACGTGGACAAGTTTTCTTACATGCTCTACCCTTACCTTTTCGCTCTGCATAACATGCGAGAGATTGACGGAAGTGCTATTGAGAACGGCCATTTTGTTCTGCCCGATTCTCTGGCTCCCTCTCTGGCCTCTCTGGAGGAAGGTGGTGCATACATGCTCTTCAACGGCGAGAAGCTTTATTTATGGCTTCCCAGTACTGTTTCTCCCCAGCTGCTTAACGATCTGTTTGGTGAGgacaacaacatcaccCGGGACCTGGACCCTTATATGAACTCCATTCCCGAGGTCGACAGCCacatcaacaagcaggTTCGAGCTCTAGTGGCCCACTTTGAGGGTCTTCTGGGCATCAGCCATCTCAACGTTCAGCTGTGTCGACCCAACCTGGATGGTGCTGAGATGGAGTTCCAGTCtctgctggtggaggaccGAAACATGGGCGAGTACGCCTACACGGACTTCGTGTCTCACATTCACCGACACGTCaagttgatgatggagaacagcagcatgaAGATGACTAGCAAGACGCTTTTGAATGATGCCATCGGATACAGGGAGGCTGGCTTGTGA
- a CDS encoding uncharacterized protein (Compare to YALI0E14058g, similar to uniprot|P38922 Saccharomyces cerevisiae YNL004w HRB1, similar to Saccharomyces cerevisiae GBP2 (YCL011C) and HRB1 (YNL004W); ancestral locus Anc_1.408), producing the protein MNYNNDDSEDRYFRSPYRNRSRSPDQRNRYYRDHSRSRSRSKSPRRDFNPQFRDRAGSGSYRRNRSPPRRNSGPPQMLQQVKDSSQQDRRVYVGNLAYEVKWHHLKDFMRQAGNVLFADVLLMPNGRSKGCGIVEYSTREEAENAVNTLTNQELMGRVVYVREDRESEPKFSQPNLGPPGARDGGRSERGGDFGGSRQSGGGAPGTQLFVGNLPYSTGWQDLKDLFREAGQIVRADIMTSHDGRSKGSGIVLFETAEDAHRAIERFNGHQMGGRAIEVREDRFAGPPRGGPPARVARTPFAPAPQNPPRVPSEFSDGAIGGGDPSDTIFVGNLPWSTADQDLYDLFETVGKVTKAEIQFLPDGKKAGSGVVQFETPASAEISIAKFSGYNYGRRDLELSYVRRTEPQIPNAPAAFHE; encoded by the exons ATGAACTACAACAACGACGATTCTGAGGATCGA TATTTCCGATCACCCTATAGAAACAGATCCCGATCACCAGATCAGAGAAACAGATACTATCGAGACCACTCCAGATCTCGATCCAGAAGTAAGTCGCCCCGAAGAGACTTCAACCCCCAGTTCCGAGACAGAGCTGGAAGCGGATCGTACCGACGAAACCGAtccccaccaagaagaaatAGCGGACCCCCACAGATGCTTCAGCAAGTGAAGGATTCCTCCCAACAAGACCGACGAGTCTACGTTGGAAACTTGGCCTACGAGGTCAAGTGGCACCATCTCAAGGATTTCATGCGACAGGCCGGAAACGTGCTGTTTGCCGACGTCCTGCTCATGCCCAACGGCCGGTCCAAGGGCTGCGGTATTGTCGAGTACTCCACTCGAGAAGAGGCTGAGAACGCCGTCAACACCCTCACCAACCAGGAGCTCATGGGCCGGGTTGTCTACGTTCGAGAGGACCGAGAGAGCGAGCCCAAGTTCTCTCAGCCCAACCTGGGTCCCCCCGGAGCCCGAGACGGTGGCCGAAGCGAGCGAGGCGGAGACTTTGGCGGCTCCCGACAGAGCGGCGGTGGTGCTCCCGGCACCCAGCTGTTCGTTGGTAACCTGCCATACTCCACCGGATGGCAGGATCTCAAGGACCTGTTCCGAGAGGCTGGTCAGATTGTCCGAGCCGACATTATGACCTCTCACGATGGTCGATCCAAGGGCTCGGGTATTGTGCTGTTTGAGACCGCCGAGGACGCCCACCGGGCTATCGAGCGGTTCAACGGCCACCAGATGGGCGGACGAGCCATTGAAGTTCGAGAGGACCGATTTGCTGGTCCTCCTCGAGGCGGACCCCCTGCCCGAGTGGCACGAACCCCCTTTGCTCCCGCACCACAGAACCCTCCCCGGGTTCCCTCCGAGTTCTCGGATGGAGCCATTGGTGGCGGCGACCCCTCCGACACCATTTTTGTGGGCAACCTGCCCTGGTCCACCGCCGACCAGGATCTCTACGACCTGTTTGAGACCGTCGGCAAGGtgaccaaggccgagaTTCAGTTCCTGCCCGATGGAAAGAAGGCAGGTAGCGGAGTTGTTCAGTTTGAGACTCCTGCTAGCGCCGAGATCTCCATCGCCAAGTTTTCTGGCTACAACTACGGCCGACGAGATCTGGAGCTTTCTTACGTTCGACGAACAGAGCCCCAGATCCCCAACGCCCCTGCCGCTTTCCACGAATAA
- a CDS encoding uncharacterized protein (Compare to YALI0E14080g, similar to Saccharomyces cerevisiae SGF29 (YCL010C); ancestral locus Anc_1.409, similar to ca|CA5623|IPF502 Candida albicans IPF502) has protein sequence MPSHSRSRSNTTPMPEGDEAATWRNIVTSITSLQETDPDISRLQRKLIDTNGLSDQTSLGEMLRMVREASPSESSLDHLQEVLTTGSEVLSERLKCLDGALEYLQVLIAVRTDYPEDSKIKRRKVEEDKPSTSYRRPIPRVGSQVAFRLRKQRGDEEEEWIQCQVTRVYSDGQRFEVKDPEPDENGNPGQSYKTSIRDIIPLPTDEELRNMPQFTAGSQVLARYPETTTFYRAEVTGTRRDKYRLKFEGEDDADKETEVSRGLVLNIPK, from the coding sequence ATGCCCAGTCACTCCAGGTCTCGATCAAACACCACTCCGATGCCCGAGGGAGACGAAGCAGCCACGTGGCGAAACATCGTCACGTCGATAACCTCCCTGCAGGAGACGGACCCCGACATTTCGCGGTTGCAGCGAAAGCTGATCGACACCAACGGACTGAGCGATCAAACCAGCCTGGGCGAGATGTTGCGCATGGTCAGAGAGGCCTCTCCCTCCGAGTCCAGCTTGGATCACCTGCAGGAGGTGCTGACAACTGGATCCGAGGTTCTTTCGGAGCGTCTCAAGTGCCTGGATGGAGCTCTTGAGTATCTCCAGGTGCTGATTGCGGTCCGAACAGACTACCCAGAAGACTCCAAGATCAAGCGAAGaaaggtcgaggaggacaaACCATCAACTTCTTACAGACGCCCCATTCCACGGGTGGGCTCACAGGTTGCATTCCGACTCCGAAAACAGCGAGGagacgaagaagaggagtgGATCCAGTGCCAGGTGACCCGAGTGTACTCGGATGGCCAGAGATTCGAGGTCAAGGACCCCGAGCCCGATGAGAACGGAAACCCCGGACAGAGCTACAAGACGTCCATCAGAGACATTATTCCTCTGCCCACAgacgaggagctgcgaAACATGCCCCAGTTCACTGCTGGTTCCCAGGTTCTGGCACGGTACCCCGAAACCACCACTTTTTACCGGGCAGAGGTAACAGGGACTCGACGAGACAAATACCGGCTCAAGTTCGAAGGGGAAGATGACGCCGATAAGGAAACCGAAGTCAGTCGAGGTCTGGTGTTGAACATTCCCAAGTAA